A portion of the Treponema rectale genome contains these proteins:
- the tgt gene encoding tRNA guanosine(34) transglycosylase Tgt, translated as MIKNFFEVHHECKNSLARTGVIHLPHGDVQTPVFMPVGTKGTVKAVDKDSLEEMGFEIILANTYHMYLRPGADIVQEGGGLHGFTKWNRNFLTDSGGFQVWSLSKLRKIDPNGITFRSDIDGSKHYFTPENVVQTQTKLNSDIQMQLDVCTGYDVKRKEAEKALQITTDWANRAVAEWKKQQENGYKGVLFPIVQGNFFDDLRKESAQFVSELDTPGLAIGGLSVGEPADVFAEKLQYTVQYITRSKPRYVMGIGTPEYIFEAVADGIDMFDCVQPTRIARHGMYFTRKGMVSIKQKRYEHDFTPVDPECNCKVCRTYSRAYLRHIFREQEILSSMLASYHNLYFLNDMIHQIRDAINQDRFEEFRREFLDRFHSGEV; from the coding sequence ATGATAAAGAATTTTTTTGAAGTACATCATGAATGTAAAAATTCCCTGGCCCGTACCGGAGTAATTCATCTGCCTCATGGAGATGTTCAGACTCCTGTATTTATGCCTGTTGGTACAAAAGGAACCGTAAAGGCCGTTGATAAGGATTCTCTGGAAGAAATGGGATTTGAAATCATCCTTGCAAATACATATCACATGTATCTTCGTCCTGGTGCTGATATTGTTCAGGAAGGCGGAGGACTTCACGGCTTTACAAAATGGAACAGGAATTTTTTAACCGATTCGGGAGGATTCCAGGTATGGTCACTTTCTAAACTCAGAAAAATTGATCCGAATGGAATTACTTTCAGAAGCGACATTGACGGAAGCAAACATTATTTTACTCCTGAGAATGTTGTTCAGACTCAGACAAAACTTAATTCAGACATACAGATGCAGCTGGATGTATGTACCGGATATGATGTAAAGAGAAAAGAGGCAGAGAAGGCTCTTCAGATAACCACAGACTGGGCTAACCGTGCCGTAGCTGAATGGAAAAAGCAGCAGGAGAACGGATACAAAGGAGTTCTTTTTCCTATAGTTCAGGGAAACTTCTTTGATGATCTTCGCAAAGAAAGCGCTCAGTTTGTAAGTGAACTTGATACTCCCGGTCTTGCAATCGGCGGCTTAAGTGTCGGTGAGCCTGCAGATGTTTTTGCAGAAAAACTTCAGTATACGGTTCAGTATATTACCAGAAGCAAGCCCCGCTATGTTATGGGAATCGGTACGCCTGAATATATTTTTGAAGCAGTTGCAGACGGAATTGATATGTTTGATTGTGTTCAGCCTACACGTATTGCCCGTCACGGTATGTACTTTACAAGAAAGGGAATGGTTTCAATTAAACAGAAACGTTATGAGCATGACTTTACTCCCGTTGATCCTGAATGTAACTGCAAGGTATGCAGAACTTACAGCCGTGCATATCTCAGACATATTTTCAGGGAACAGGAAATTCTTTCTTCAATGCTTGCAAGCTACCATAACCTGTATTTCTTAAATGACATGATTCATCAGATTCGTGATGCAATTAATCAGGATCGTTTTGAAGAATTCCGCAGGGAGTTTCTGGATAGATTTCATTCCGGCGAGGTGTGA